The window acaatacaacagggTTACAGACATAGACATGGGATACAAGATACACAAATGACAGTACCATTGTAAACAGAACCTATATAAGCAGTAATGCAAATATAGTGGTATAAAatcttaaggctggtaaagtaccACAGTtctagattcttctaaatagccACATTTAGTAGGAATGTCCTTATCACATTTTTTATGCCCTGAGTccgagtcatttgattttgagtttcTGCCGATACAGAGTGCCGATCagatactttggcaatgcagtaaaaaaaacaaaactgatatTTACAAGTTGTCCCTTAAAggttttttaaatatgtttgtaaTTATTACTAAAACAACAGTAtcgaatttttttttccatttttccatcaaaagccatttttatcacaaaattaacaagtttaaataaacatttaaatatgcatctttacttaaataaacaaactaaaaatgtcacacaacagcaattctgtgattaataaaACTGAAGATTAATGGTCTATTATAaatgaacacagcacagactgcagaCAGTCAGCTGATATTTCTAAACATCATGATGATTTATTTTATAATGCTGGtcgttctattttttttttgtttgttattttttatttttgttattttttttatagagagACCGTAATAATGGTATGGTTTAGACCAGGCAGACTAGGTTTAGACTAGACTTTTTACCCTATTATCTTATCTATATTACATTTAGatacattattacacacaagAGGTGTGTACACATTTGACTGGACTGATCGTATAATACATAGTGTATAATACACATTTGTTTAGAAAGAGAAGATATGTTACTGATGCAGTTTAACCTCTCTACCACTAGGGGGCGGCGTGCTGTAGAAGATACTGAGtgtataattattaaaatgcGCAGCACTGAAAGTTAATTACCACATATAAAAGCTCAATATGGTAGAATTAGATtattataaaatttaaattatgtaaattgtCAAAACAGTGTGTGTCTTTATGTGTAGTTCAGGGTCAAACGTGTTTTACTTGTTATGCATGTATAGTTGTGGAGGAGACTGTAAACAATGTGTAATAAGTCTGTTTTGTATACTgtgaataaaatgagaaatgtattCTTTTTAGTGCAATAAAAtctataaacaaaatataaaacgtTTATTACCTTATCCCGGTCTTTGTATATGTGGCCCCAAAACACCCTCTGCAAGTGAGTAAATGAAAACACACATGCAGATGAATTTACAACAGatatcttaatttttattttaaaataaaaataaagatgtatCGGTgtatctgtaaaaaataaatacactataAAAGCAAATAACTTGCATTTTTaccaattatataaataaaggcaATGAAAAAATGAACACCAATTAATGCTAAAGTAttctaaaatgaatataaaaggaaaataaaaaaaatagaagtttTTAATTAAGcaaagtatttaaaataaatactgacTTAAAGCCACTGATGAACATGCTGTAATTGAATcattataaagtgagaaaagtgataaatcttaaaaatataaatatatttgcccTACATAGAACTTTAAAGCTTTTTACACCAAAATTCTCTACATATCTTATTTTCAATCATATACTAATGCATATTTCGAGCAGGCAATTTTGCAGTTTTGAATTAGAAAGAATAATACTCCTTTATTTGGCCTCCGTGTGCTATTTTTATTCCTCCTTTATCACAGTTACGTGCAATATGCCACAAAAAAATGATAACATGGTTTTCTAGACTTTGATGCTGAGATTGTAGTTTTGCACAGACCGTCTAATTTCCCCACAATTAGAGACTTCAAACAGTCTCTATATGATAAGAGGATTTTATCCTGTTCTGTTAATGGGGTTTTTAATCAGCTGCTCCCTTCATCCACCTTCTTTATCACTGTTTCACTGAGTTTTTGAAAGCAGAACACACCTCTTTCCTGATCTAAACAAAACAATAGAACTGGCATTTGATCAGTGGAGTCGTCTCACTCCTCTCTTTCCCTCCTTTCCTGTTTAGAAACAGCAGCTGACTGTGTTCATTTATAATAGGCCTGTAATTCATCAGTCACGTCTTAAAGCATTACTGAGTTTCTGTTCCTCACTTCATGAAGAATCATGCAGACTGTGAACACTGCAGGTGTTTCCAAAGCACTGGAGGCCGTTTAGTTCTTTGACCACCAAGTGTATTAAATGAGCTTTTCCATCAGATATAGAGAACTGATATTACTgatcttatacagctctggaaataaaagagagcacttaaaaatgatgagtttctttgattttaccaaattaaaaacctcaggaatataatcaagaggaagatgaatgatcacaagccatcaaaccaccaaactgaactgcttgaatgtttccaaaagcagtgtgtaagactggtggaggagaacatgatgccaagatgcatgaaaactgtgattaaaaaccaggtttattccaacaaatattgatttctgaactcttaaaacttgattaggaacttgttttctttgcattatttgaggtctgaaagctctgcatcttttttttgttgttgttgttatttcagccatttcttatatttttttgtaaataaatgctctgaatgacaatatttttatatatatttttttggaatttgggagaaatgttgtctgtagaaaaaaaactcttgcgtccggactgcaataaaaaaaaaaaaaaaaaaaaaaacacacacacaacaacaggaggaccagttaagttttttttttttttttggggactTGGTTACATGACACCGCATTCAgtgtcattcagtagctcctccatttccactcgctgttgtgtttaagtggatcgccgtggaaacacgcacccaaagtgtaattatggtgcacggcagtggaggatgtctgagaaaaacgcatacatggttgttctggacaggaataaaatcaaagaggacctaatcccatccgaatagaactttatagtgcaaaaaatactgtagttTTTAGCAGTGCAGCTCCTGAGAagctaaataaaatgtaaaagttgtAATTTAGAAAATATCTACCAGTAATTTCTTCAAAGTAAACTGCATATCTTTGGTTTAATAATTGATAGATTATATTTAGAGTAGACGAAACAGAAATCACTAGAGAAGGTGTCTGAATCCTcgtgtttatctgtgttttataCTGTGTTTATACTACAGTGCGTTTGGAGAGTTCAGTTCTAAACGAAGATGCTCGTTACTGTGTTTGTGAACAGGTCCAGGCGGCCGGCGCTGACGAGGGCTGTGTGACGTTTGTCCTGCACGAGGAGGACCACACCCTGGGCAACTCCCTCAGATACATGGTGATGAAGAAGTAAGAGATACTGCAGCTTTTCTATTATATAACCTGAGAACAACCTCGACATCCTGCTCCTGCTTAATTCAGAATTCCTTTTCCTGCTCTCAGCCCCGAGCCCGTCGCTGTCCTGTTGTTTTAAACAGTCTGTCTGAGACTGATAAGTGCCTCCGTATGATATTCTCGTCTGTAGACGGTGTTCTTTTGGGGTCGACGATTTAAAAGGTGAAACAGCTGTTACCATCACGCTGCCCAAACAGGTCTGATCCCAAGATACACAGCCAGAGGCGTGACAGAACTTCACGCTAACGGGGACGAAGCGCTCAGCCCGATGCTATCCAGACTGTTTTGGCAGGCCTGACTTGTGAATGTTATTTGGGGTTAAGGATGACTTGCTAATGGCTTTGTTTGTGTTTCCACAGCCCTGACGTGGAGTTCTGTGGATACAGCATTACACACCCCTCGGAGAGCAAGATCAATTTCCGCATACAGACCCGAGGTGAGCCAGATCCATCCCTCCGCCTCTTGGCAGTGGATTTAACAGTTCAGAATCTGCAGAAAATTCACATttaagagagaaataaagcttaaaataaatatttgcaaaGATACACAATCTTCTTATATTGGGCTCTGCATGCCTCCATgctggatttaaaatgaaacaacCAAGATATTAAGAATTAATGTGTAGCCTTTTTTAAGGCTTATTTCAAGTGGTTgaactaagcgctgccactatgatcgggagatcgctgaatcgaatcccagtcatgcaccTTGCTATCAGcagcacagttggtcttgttctctctgggtgggtacagtacagtagatggcacgctttctttcccctcatcactcctagggtgatgtggatcagcacaaggctgcatctgtgagctgatgtatcagaaccgagtcactgcgctgctttcctccgagcgttagcgctgtgatgctacttgacaatgctacagcatcatcagcagttcaaaaagatgcagagtctgacttcacatgtgtcggaggaggtgtgtgctggtcttcgtcctcctggtgttggggcgtcactagtgatggaggggggggggggggcgtcaCTAGTGATGTCaaaatgagtgagttgggtaaattggggagaaaatgggataaaaattagaaataaaataaaaagaggaattacaactattttttttttcttttttgaaagaCTCCTCATTTTAGggacttaaaagtaaaaaaaaaatataaaaatatccgAAAAAAATCTTATGGGCTCCATTGGCTGTTCTATATAagtttaggggtgtgccatatcatatactatacaataatacaatttgattttcagtttatttgttttatttttcatattcttgaaaaatatttttgtataattcagtgttttttcacatCGCCAAGtgtattgttatcgtgaaaataccaagcaataattgtaatattattttaaggccatatcggcCATCCCTACAGTATAGTATAGAATTGTAAATAGTCGGTCACAACCTCACATTGAAAGGCTAGTTTGCAGATCtctatttttttatgtctgtCGTCTTTACTGACCCTCTATCTAACATTTTTGGCTGGAGATGAGTTCATTTCACATTAATTAGATTATTTGAGCTGCCCCTCTCATGGTCCGTGGGCGAGTCGGAGGGACAAAGAGCTCCTTCAGCACATAATCTAATTGGTCAGTGGAGGAGCAGAGACCCTCGAGGAGGGGCCTTCACACACTGTCTGTTCACATCACTCCCTGTaatgtctgctgctgctgctcctgcttaCACAAGTGCTATCAATACTCGCACACATGTGCCcgaaatgaagaagaaaaaagaagacacTTGCCTCCTCTTAAAGCTCGCTCTAAAATGCCTCGACTGTCATCTAATCTCATTAGACGCCGGCGTAATTGGATGAAATGAAGCAGTAAGAGCTCAGTAATGTGGCATTTCTTCCCTCTCGCGCTACAACCTGGAGCGTATGACGGCACAGAACTTTTTCACGATTCACGGAAACCAGGACAAACAGGCTGATTGAAGTCTGGTGGTTTTTGTTCAGACAGCTGCTGAAGTTTCTGTCCACTGCTCTTCATAAACACTTCATCCTCCAGGTTTACTGGAAACTGATCAACATCCAGCAATGATTTATAGATTTGctgatatttgtattatttgtttttagcATATTTGGCATATTTTGAGCAGTTATAAACATCTGTGGATTTGTTGAGCTTTCTGTGTAAATGGATTGTGAGCTAATGGTGCTTTTCcagtagtttgtgtgtgtgtgtgtgtgtgtgttgtgtggcgTGTGGCGTGTGTGATACACCTGTATATTTTTCTGAAAGGAATGTTTTGGAGAAAAATCTTGTTTTCATCACTACTCACAAAAACCTACTCCCGTTATGGTGATCGCACGTCATACAGGCATTCGGACaccaaggcccaatcccatttaatcccttggccctaccacttactaCTCatccctaccccttcttttcgagtgtaacccttcctcttggaACGGAGTTAGAaaaggaaggggtgaaatcctccatcCTAAGAATTGAGACGACCCTTCAAGCTCCCGATATCTGAAACagcatcaggagcgctaaagttcagtaacctaactgctgctgctgattaactagttaactttagggcgtattttattgtgtgtcttcagaaagggggtacattccttaattcctctgtgattttaggagttgaaattagctttaattagcttttattttattttattgttccgtACCGCCTTAAGTTCTGCAGctcctgccgtctgttgcactatttaaggtggaacagggaagttatctagctagctactgagacaaactactagcaaactacttttatttatttatttatttatttatttttattcttgttaTGAAAAATtagaccataaaacattgaaattacactttaaactctaaaataatGCTAAACGTCACTTTGTGCTGTCATCTTACCAATGATTCTCATCCCCTCGTTTTGAGGTGtaaatctgaaaaatctctgtataaactaacctccagcacatcccaaagattctcagtgaggttaaggtctggactctgtggtgaactctctctcaatccatgtgtgaaaatgatgatctcatgctccctgaactacactctttcactctttcacaattccagccccatgaatcctgacattgtcatcttggaatatggtcgtgttcatcaaggaagaaaaaataaatccattgatggaataacctggtctatattattcagtatattcaggtagagtcagctgacctctttctttcagcacatactgttgctgaacctaaacctgcagaccaactgcagcatcaaccaaccaaccccacatcatttacttacttaaatccatttttataaaatattatattgattAAGAAGCAtcagaaatggtcttttatttcttttattttataacttttattttagtt of the Astyanax mexicanus isolate ESR-SI-001 chromosome 10, AstMex3_surface, whole genome shotgun sequence genome contains:
- the polr1d gene encoding DNA-directed RNA polymerases I and III subunit RPAC2 gives rise to the protein MAAADTEKKRVLEMVQAAGADEGCVTFVLHEEDHTLGNSLRYMVMKNPDVEFCGYSITHPSESKINFRIQTRGGLPATETLRKGLNDLTDASNHVLHTFEAQVKEFKLKQEEAME